The following coding sequences are from one Desulfosporosinus orientis DSM 765 window:
- a CDS encoding DEAD/DEAH box helicase, translating to MGVLKEFASKVFEDDYFLELYSKVEEIELNKFFHFRHKNLTEKEFFDLMRYADILSYSDKAKEKNCSYKIISLLFEEFSSSKLFISLAYAILIRLGNFPALEIISKKCSNIISPDEVEMEKIIKEIFQKDPYGKYIFTDPQFNIYQALKNNNHYSFSGPTSLGKSFIMEAFIKYLIHEHHYCENIVILVPTRALINQVTLKMKSELKDVKEYRVLSHPVIPKLHTNSNTKYLFVFTPERLISYLANVNNPKIDYMFIDEAHKMVSNNDSRGPLFYHAILQAERKSVKLFFSSPNVPNTEVFLQIFEKSTEETMSIKESPVAQSRYFLDLYNNKITLFSDFNKDVEIQLSSINENEKNFNFWLNKLGKNSKNIVYCNSTKDTIEYAIRFSRVLPIKKNEKINELVQLIKEHIHRDYYLIECLKKGVAYHFGRLPQRVREKIEQLFSERIIDYIFCTSTLLEGVNLPAKNIFILSNAIGLSKFKDIDFWNLAGRAGRLSKELSGNIICTKIVDKRNSWGNLEKDIQIIKNKDVKKIQPLVIKGQKNFFENIARSLENREFTRKNVSSGEIEIWNHYANIALIHELRDDQSVLKSNFITKIQNGKEILKKKTKENYVPANILTVSSTIKETYQNRIWLKDNLITLPTEVTKENCYGFLIQLYDLYNWAEEESKGHAPLAKNINKLKYYAILMKDWMTSVPLNKIIWSIISYYKERGEFWDVDGFIEFTGEEKWVINLIINELMRDIETNIRFKMKNYFTNYYLIMCEKYGEKNAGANWGDYLEYGTTDLKIIELQNIGLPRHLATYILDNHLDCLEFEDGALINIFEDKIIQDLDKNKPEYYEFIQTFGLN from the coding sequence ATGGGGGTCTTAAAAGAGTTTGCATCAAAAGTCTTCGAAGATGACTATTTTTTAGAGTTGTATAGTAAAGTGGAAGAAATTGAATTAAATAAGTTTTTTCATTTTAGACATAAAAACCTAACAGAAAAAGAATTCTTTGATTTAATGAGGTATGCAGATATTCTCTCTTACTCAGATAAAGCCAAAGAAAAAAATTGTAGTTATAAAATAATAAGTTTATTATTTGAAGAATTTTCAAGTAGTAAACTTTTCATAAGTTTAGCATACGCAATTTTAATTAGATTGGGGAATTTTCCAGCCCTTGAGATAATTTCAAAAAAATGTAGCAATATCATTTCGCCTGATGAGGTTGAAATGGAAAAAATTATAAAAGAAATATTTCAAAAAGATCCATACGGAAAATATATTTTCACTGATCCTCAATTTAATATTTATCAAGCTCTTAAAAATAACAATCATTACAGTTTCTCTGGTCCTACTTCTCTCGGGAAGTCCTTTATTATGGAAGCTTTTATTAAATATTTAATACATGAACATCATTATTGTGAAAATATTGTTATATTAGTTCCTACAAGAGCATTAATAAACCAAGTTACTCTTAAAATGAAAAGTGAATTAAAAGATGTAAAAGAATACAGAGTATTATCACATCCAGTTATCCCTAAACTACATACAAACAGCAATACTAAATATTTATTTGTTTTTACACCTGAAAGATTAATATCTTATTTAGCTAATGTTAATAATCCTAAGATAGACTATATGTTTATTGATGAAGCACATAAAATGGTATCTAATAATGATTCAAGAGGGCCATTATTTTATCATGCAATTTTACAAGCCGAAAGAAAAAGTGTAAAACTGTTCTTTTCCTCACCAAATGTACCTAATACTGAAGTGTTTCTTCAAATTTTTGAAAAAAGCACTGAAGAAACAATGTCAATTAAAGAATCTCCTGTTGCTCAATCAAGGTACTTTTTAGATTTATATAATAATAAAATAACCCTATTTTCTGATTTTAACAAAGATGTAGAAATTCAATTAAGTTCTATTAACGAAAATGAAAAAAATTTTAACTTTTGGTTAAATAAGCTTGGTAAAAACTCAAAAAATATCGTTTATTGTAATTCTACTAAAGATACTATTGAATATGCAATAAGGTTTTCTAGAGTGTTGCCAATAAAAAAGAATGAGAAAATAAATGAATTAGTTCAACTAATAAAAGAACATATACATAGAGATTATTATTTGATAGAGTGCTTAAAAAAAGGAGTAGCATACCATTTTGGTAGGTTGCCTCAAAGAGTAAGGGAGAAAATTGAACAATTATTTAGTGAGAGAATTATAGATTATATTTTTTGTACATCAACATTGTTGGAGGGAGTCAATTTACCAGCTAAAAATATATTTATCTTAAGTAATGCCATTGGTCTATCGAAATTTAAAGACATAGATTTTTGGAATTTAGCAGGTAGGGCAGGGAGGTTATCTAAAGAATTATCTGGAAATATCATTTGCACTAAAATAGTAGATAAGAGAAATAGTTGGGGTAATCTAGAAAAAGATATTCAAATCATTAAGAATAAAGATGTAAAAAAAATACAACCGCTAGTTATAAAAGGACAAAAAAATTTTTTTGAAAATATTGCGCGTTCATTAGAAAACCGAGAATTCACTAGGAAAAATGTGTCTAGTGGTGAAATTGAGATTTGGAACCATTATGCTAACATTGCACTGATTCATGAATTAAGGGATGATCAGTCAGTATTAAAATCAAATTTCATTACTAAAATACAAAACGGAAAAGAAATACTAAAAAAGAAAACAAAGGAAAATTATGTTCCTGCAAATATATTAACTGTTTCCTCAACGATTAAGGAAACATATCAAAATAGAATTTGGTTAAAAGACAACTTAATAACTTTACCAACTGAGGTTACAAAGGAAAATTGTTATGGTTTTCTTATCCAATTATATGATTTATATAATTGGGCTGAGGAAGAGTCAAAAGGTCATGCTCCTTTAGCAAAGAATATTAATAAGCTAAAATATTATGCGATCCTAATGAAAGATTGGATGACTTCAGTGCCTTTAAATAAAATTATCTGGAGTATTATAAGCTATTACAAGGAAAGAGGAGAATTCTGGGATGTAGATGGTTTTATAGAGTTTACTGGAGAAGAAAAATGGGTTATAAATCTCATTATAAATGAGTTAATGCGTGATATTGAGACCAATATTAGATTTAAAATGAAAAACTATTTTACAAATTATTATTTAATTATGTGTGAAAAATATGGCGAAAAGAATGCTGGAGCTAACTGGGGGGACTATTTAGAGTATGGCACTACCGATTTGAAAATAATTGAACTCCAAAATATCGGATTACCAAGACATTTGGCAACTTATATTTTGGATAATCATTTAGAT